One Phaseolus vulgaris cultivar G19833 chromosome 2, P. vulgaris v2.0, whole genome shotgun sequence DNA window includes the following coding sequences:
- the LOC137810316 gene encoding ERAD-associated E3 ubiquitin-protein ligase HRD1B-like, producing MKLKTYAGLSFIATLAIIYHAFNSRGQFYPAMVYLSTSKISLVLLLNMGLVLMCILWQLTKKIFLGSLREAEVERLNEQSWREVMEILFAITIFRQDFSVTFLAMVTALLLIKALHWLAQKRVEYIETTPSVPMLSHVRIVSFMGFLLLLDSLFLYSSLKHLIETWQASVSLFFCFEYMILATTTVSIFVKYIFYVSDMLMEGQWEKKPVFTFYLELIRDLLHLSMYMCFFLVIFVNYGIPLHLIRELYETFRNFKVRVADYIRYRKITSNMNDRFPDATPEELNASDATCIICREEMTTAKKLICGHLFHVHCLRSWLERQHTCPTCRALVVPPENGTTVGSQGSQADGQRQGTGPGSESTAQNGASDNLSRHQARLQAAAAAAAIYEKSYVYPSGNSFVCSPGYTLHPPVAESTNSSGGQTSGEHTQTQFLTAGGPTNESFPQMQHFHFLPSQPPAALVNYGKGFENDPNIPSSHLEAHRKLLQCQIQILQNQLEILQKTRSDRSVDEGTSSSDSRGKSIVCSSGSARGYIEEIQDGKA from the exons ATGAAGCTGAAAACATACGCTGGTCTTAGTTTCATTGCAACTCTGGCTATTATCTATCATGCATTTAACAGTAGGGGTCAGTTTTATCCGGCAATGGTGTATCTCTCAACTTCCAAGATCAGCTTGGTGCTTCTTCTCAACATGGGTTTGGTCCTAATGTGTATTCTATGGCAATTAACTAAGAAGATTTTCTTGGGTTCCCTCCGTGAGGCGGAGGTTGAGAGGCTAAACGAGCAATCGTGGAGGGAGGTCATGGAAATCCTATTTGCAATCACCATTTTTAGGCAAGACTTCTCTGTCACATTTCTTGCAATGGTCACGGCATTGTTGTTGATTAAGGCTTTGCATTGGTTGGCTCAAAAGAGAGTCGAGTACATCGAGACCACTCCTTCGGTGCCCATGTTGTCGCATGTTCGAATTGTGTCTTTTATGGGGTTCCTTCTTCTCTTAGATAGCCTTTTCTTATACAGTTCTTTGAAGCATTTGATAGAAACTTGGCAGGCTTCAGTTTCACTATTCTTTTGTTTCGA GTACATGATACTGGCAACCACCACTGTGtcaatttttgtaaaatatattttctatgtTAGTGACATGCTTATGGAGGGACAATGGGAAAAGAAACCAGTCTTCACTTTTTATCTGGAACTCATTAGGGACTTGCTTCACTTGTCTATGTATATGTGCTTCTTTCTTGTAATttttgt AAACTATGGTATTCCCTTGCACCTTATACGGGAGCTGTATGAGACGTTTAGGAACTTCAAAGTCCGTGTTGCAGATTACATACGTTATCGTAAAATCACTTCTAATATGAATGATCGATTTCCAGATGCAACCCCTGAAGAGCTTAATGC AAGTGATGCAACCTGCATTATCTGTCGTGAAGAGATGACTACAGCCAAGAAACTTATATGTGGACATCTTTTTCATGTTCATTGTCTCCGATCATGGCTGGAGCGGCAGCATACATGCCCCACATGCAGAGCCTTGGTTGTACCACCAGAAAATGGAACAACTGTAGGGTCGCAAGGATCACAGGCAGATGGTCAACGGCAGG GAACTGGGCCAGGCAGTGAAAGCACAGCTCAAAATGGGGCTTCGGATAATTTGAGTCGACATCAAGCCAGACTCCaagctgctgctgctgctgctgccatATATGAGAAGTCTTATGTCTACCCTTCTGGAAATTCTTTTGTATG TTCTCCTGGGTACACTCTTCACCCTCCGGTGGCTGAATCTACTAATAGTAGTGGAGGGCAGACTTCTGGCGAACATACACAAACACAGTTTCTTACAGCTGGTGGACCAACAAATGAATCTTTTCCTCAAATGCAACATTTCCATTTTCTACCTTCCCAACCACCTGCAGCCCTTGTGAATTATGGAAAGGGGTTTGAAAATGATCCAAATATTCCAAGCTCTCATCTAGAAGCTCATAGAAAACTCCTTCAATGCCAGATTCAG ATTCTGCAAAATCAGCTTGAGATTCTGCAGAAGACAAGGTCTGACAGAAGTGTAGACGAGGGCACATCTTCATCAGATAGCAGAGGCAAGAGTATCGTTTGCTCATCTGGATCTGCTCGTGGTTATATTGAGGAGATTCAAGATGGAAAAGCATAA
- the LOC137810317 gene encoding chalcone synthase 17-like yields MVSVSEIRQAQRAEGPATILAIGTATPSNCVDQSTYPDYYFRITNSEHMTDLKEKFQRMCDKSMIKKRYMHLNEEILKENPNMCAYMAPSLDARQDIVVVEVPKLGKEAAVKAIKEWGQPKSKITHLIFCTTSGVDMPGADYQLTKLLGLRPYVKRYMMYQQGCFAGGTVLRMAKDLAENNKGARVLVVCSEITAVTFRGPSDTHLDSLVGQALFGDGAAAVIVGSDPIPQIEKPLFELVWTAQTIAPDSDGAIDGHLREVGLTFHLLKDVPGIVSKNIGKALFEAFNPLNISDYNSIFWIAHPGGPAILDQVEQKLGLKPEKMKATRDVLSDYGNMSSACVLFILDEMRRKSVENGLKTTGEGLEWGVLFGFGPGLTIETVVLHSVAV; encoded by the exons ATGGTGAGTGTATCCGAGATCCGCCAGGCTCAAAGGGCAGAAGGCCCAGCAACCATCCTTGCCATTGGAACTGCAACCCCATCGAACTGTGTTGATCAGAGCACATATCCTGATTACTACTTCAGAATCACAAACAGTGAGCACATGACCGACCTCAAAGAGAAGTTCCAGCGCATGT GTGATAAGTCGATGATAAAGAAGAGATATATGCACCTCAACGAGGAGATACTGAAGGAGAATCCTAACATGTGTGCTTACATGGCACCTTCTTTAGATGCGAGGCAAGACATAGTTGTGGTAGAGGTACCAAAGCTAGGGAAAGAGGCTGCAGTGAAGGCCATAAAGGAGTGGGGACAGCCAAAGTCAAAGATTACACACTTGATATTTTGCACCACTAGTGGCGTGGACATGCCTGGTGCTGATTACCAGCTCACAAAACTCTTGGGACTTCGACCCTATGTGAAGAGGTACATGATGTACCAACAAGGGTGCTTTGCAGGAGGCACGGTTCTTCGAATGGCCAAGGATTTGGCTGAGAACAACAAGGGTGCCCGTGTGCTTGTGGTGTGTTCTGAGATCACTGCAGTGACTTTCCGTGGGCCAAGTGACACCCACCTAGACAGTCTTGTGGGACAGGCATTGTTTGGAGATGGAGCAGCTGCAGTGATTGTTGGTTCTGACCCAATTCCACAGATTGAGAAGCCTTTGTTTGAGCTGGTTTGGACTGCACAGACCATTGCTCCAGACAGTGATGGTGCTATTGATGGCCACCTTCGTGAAGTTGGACTCACGTTTCACCTCCTTAAGGATGTTCCTGGGATTGTCTCAAAGAACATTGGAAAGGCACTTTTTGAGGCCTTCAACCCATTGAACATCTCTGATTACAACTCCATCTTCTGGATTGCACACCCTGGTGGACCTGCAATTCTGGACCAAGTTGAGCAAAAGTTGGGTCTGAAACCTGAAAAGATGAAGGCCACTAGAGATGTGCTTAGTGATTATGGGAACATGTCAAGTGCATGTGTGCTTTTCATCTTGGATGAGATGAGGAGGAAATCAGTTGAAAATGGACTTAAAACAACAGGTGAAGGACTTGAATGGGGTGTTTTGTTTGGTTTTGGACCTGGTCTTACCATCGAGACTGTTGTTCTCCACAGTGTTGCAGTCTAA
- the LOC137810319 gene encoding probable NADH dehydrogenase [ubiquinone] 1 alpha subcomplex subunit 12, with protein sequence MASVVKNVLKSIREKGFGTFLRELKDEGYLRCLPDGNLLQTKIHNIGATLVGVDKFGNKYYEKLGETQYGRHRWVEYAEKTRYNASQVPAEWHGWLHFITDHTGDELLLLKPKRYGVEHKENLSGEGEQYIYHSKGHALNPGQRDWTRYQPWESKPKA encoded by the exons ATGGCGTCGGTGGTGAAGAACGTTCTGAAATCGATCAGAGAAAAGGGTTTCGGTACTTTCCTCAGAGAGCTCAAGGATGAAGGCTACCT GAGATGCCTTCCGGATGGAAATCTCTT GCAAACCAAGATCCACAATATTGGGGCAACGCTTGTTGGTGTTGATAAATTCGGTAACAAGTATTATGAGAAGCTTGGAGAGACACAGTATG GAAGACACAGGTGGGTTGAATATGCAGAGAAAACTAGGTACAATGCCTCCCAGGTTCCGGCTGAATGGCATGGCTGGCTCCACTTCATAACTGATCACACAGGAGATGag CTTCTTCTACTGAAACCGAAAAGGTATGGTGTTGAACACAAAGAAAATTTGTCTGGAGAAGGTGAACAGTATATCTATCATTCCAAAGGACATGCCCTTAATCCAGGGCAGAGAGATTGGACCAGGTACCAACCATGGGAGTCCAAGCCCAAGGCCTGA
- the LOC137810320 gene encoding uncharacterized protein, with translation MAGSEPSPSPKILLAKPGLVTGGPVAGKFGRGGAGDDDSVQLRSRFPSVASLNLLSDSWDFHIDRFLPFLTENTDFTVIGVIGPPGVGKSTIMNELYGFDSSSPGMLPPFAVQSEETRAMARHCSPGVEPRISTERIILLDTQPVFSASVLAEMMRPDGSSTISVIGGETMPAELAHELMGIQLAVLLASICHIVLVVSEGVRDDSMWQLMLTVDLLKHGISDPSLMAASLSQSSSSGLEKDKHPEHKEYVATPVFVHTKLQDQDFSPNKFVQLKKALMQYFRPSSFVRQHAGNKPEEHVLSSTVRGSQMESNLLKLYAIPLKKIDENPRAQHESYVSALWKLRDQILSMKSPSFTRSVSEREWLKNSAKIWEQVKNSPTILEYCRTLQHSGMYRR, from the exons ATGGCGGGTTCTGAACCTTCTCCTTCTCCAAAAATCCTTCTAGCAAAGCCCGGACTCGTCACCGGAGGTCCCGTTGCCGGTAAATTTGGCCGCGGAGGCGCCGGCGATGACGATTCCGTTCAGCTCCGTTCTCGTTTCCCTTCCGTCGCGTCCCTCAACCTTCTCTCCGATTCCTGGGATTTCCACATCGATCGCTTTCTCCCC TTTTTGACTGAGAATACGGACTTTACTGTGATTGGAGTGATTGGGCCACCTGGAGTGGGCAAGTCCACTATTATGAATGAACTTTATGGTTTTGATTCAAGTTCCCCTG GGATGCTACCACCTTTTGCCGTACAGTCTGAAGAAACTAGAGCTATGGCAAGGCATTGTTCCCCGGGCGTTGAACCAAGGATTTCAACTGAACGCATTATTCTTCTCGATACCCAG CCTGTATTTAGTGCTTCTGTTTTAGCTGAGATGATGAGACCAGATGGCTCTTCAACGATTTCAGTGATAGGTGGAGAAACCATGCCGGCTGAATTAGCTCATGAACTTATGGGTATTCAG CTTGCTGTTCTTCTTGCATCCATATGTCATATTGTGCTGGTGGTGTCAGAGGGAGTTCGTGATGATAGCATGTGGCAATTGATGTTGACG GTTGACTTGTTGAAGCACGGCATTTCAGACCCGTCCTTGATGGCAGCATCCCTATCGCAAAGCTCTAGTTCAGGGCTTGAGAAAGATAAACATCCTGAACATAAAGAATACGTCGCTACTCCTGTGTTTGTACACACGAA GTTGCAAGATCAAGACTTTTCTCCTAATAAATTTGTGCAGTTGAAAAAGGCACTGATGCAATATTTCAGACCATCTTCTTTTGTGAGACAACACGCTGGAAACAAACCTGAAGAACATGTTTTATCTTCTACTGTTCGTGGCAGTCAAATGGAGTCTAACTTGTTAAAGTTGTATGCCATCCCTCTAAAGAAAATAGATGAAAATCCAAGAGCTCAACATGAAAGTTACGTTTCTGCACTATGGAAATTGCGAGATCAG ATTTTATCCATGAAGTCACCATCTTTCACGAGATCAGTGTCAGAGCGGGAATGGTTAAAGAACTCTGCCAAGATATGGGAACAGGTAAAAAACTCCCCGACGATATTAGAGTATTGTAGAACACTTCAACATTCGGGTATGTATAGGAGATAA
- the LOC137810318 gene encoding chalcone synthase 17-like: MVSVSEIRQVQRAEGPATILAIGTATPSNCVDQSTYPDYYFRITNSEHMTDLKEKFQRMCDKSMIKKRYMHLNEEILKENPNMCAYMAPSLDARQDIVVVEVPKLGKEAAVKAIKEWGQPKSKITHLIFCTTSGVDMPGADYQLTKLLGLRPYVKRYMMYQQGCFAGGTVLRMAKDLAENNKGARVLVVCSEITAVTFRGPSDTHLDSLVGQALFGDGAAAVIVGSDPIPQIEKPLFELVWTAQTIAPDSDGAIDGHLREVGLTFHLLKDVPGIVSKNIGKALFEAFNPLNISDYNSIFWIAHPGGPAILDQVEQKLGLKPEKMKATRDVLSDYGNMSSACVLFILDEMRRKSAEKGLKTTGEGLEWGVLFGFGPGLTIETVVLHSVAI; the protein is encoded by the exons ATGGTGAGTGTATCCGAGATTCGTCAGGTTCAAAGGGCAGAAGGTCCAGCAACCATCCTTGCCATTGGAACTGCAACCCCATCGAACTGTGTTGATCAGAGCACATATCCTGATTACTACTTCAGAATCACAAACAGTGAGCACATGACCGACCTCAAAGAGAAGTTCCAGCGCATGT GTGATAAGTCGATGATAAAGAAGAGATATATGCACCTCAACGAGGAGATACTGAAGGAGAATCCTAACATGTGTGCTTACATGGCACCTTCTTTAGATGCGAGGCAAGACATAGTTGTGGTAGAGGTACCAAAGCTAGGGAAAGAGGCTGCAGTGAAGGCCATAAAGGAGTGGGGACAGCCAAAGTCAAAGATTACACACTTGATATTTTGCACCACTAGTGGCGTGGACATGCCTGGTGCTGATTACCAGCTCACAAAACTCTTGGGACTTCGACCCTATGTGAAGAGGTACATGATGTACCAACAAGGGTGCTTTGCAGGAGGCACGGTTCTTCGAATGGCCAAGGATTTGGCTGAGAACAACAAGGGTGCCCGTGTGCTTGTGGTGTGTTCTGAGATCACTGCAGTGACTTTCCGTGGGCCAAGTGACACCCACCTAGACAGTCTTGTGGGACAGGCATTGTTTGGAGATGGAGCAGCTGCAGTGATTGTTGGTTCTGACCCAATTCCACAGATTGAGAAGCCTTTGTTTGAGCTGGTTTGGACTGCACAGACCATTGCTCCAGACAGTGATGGTGCTATTGATGGCCACCTTCGTGAAGTTGGACTCACGTTTCACCTCCTTAAGGATGTTCCTGGGATTGTCTCAAAGAACATTGGAAAGGCACTTTTTGAGGCCTTCAACCCATTGAACATCTCTGATTACAACTCCATCTTCTGGATCGCACACCCTGGTGGACCTGCAATTCTGGACCAAGTTGAGCAAAAGTTGGGTCTGAAACCTGAAAAGATGAAGGCGACTAGAGATGTGCTGAGTGATTATGGGAACATGTCAAGTGCATGTGTGCTATTCATCTTGGATGAGATGAGGAGAAAATCAGCTGAAAAGGGACTTAAAACAACAGGTGAAGGACTTGAATGGGGTGTTTTGTTTGGTTTTGGACCCGGACTTACTATCGAAACAGTCGTTCTCCACAGTGTCGCAATATAA